AATCCCACAGGCTGCCGCCCATCTGCCGCCACAGCACCGCCGAGCGCACCGCGGCCAGCAGCAGCGCGCGGATCTCGGCGACCACGCCGGCCTGGCCCAGGTAGTGCGGGTTGCCCTGCACCATGACCTTGGGGCGCAAGTGGCTGATGGTCTGCGCATACAGGGCGCCAAGCGCGCTCAGCACATCCGGGTGCGCGCTGTCGCCCAAGGTCTGGGCCTGGCGGGCGGCCGCCTCGATGCCCTTGGAGACGGTCTCGACCGTGGAATGGTCGCGCACGAAGCGCCGCTCCAGTTGCAGCACCGCCAGGGCCAGCCGCGGCAGCATGTCGTCCTTGCCCTGGTTGGTGAAATAGTTGTGCAGCAGGCGCAGGCCTGGCGCCACATCGGCCGAGGAGCCATACACGCCCTCGGGCGTTGCGGCGTCCACCCGGAATACGCTGTCCACGGCAGTGCGAACCGTTGCCGCTTCCGAATGCCCGGTCTCGGCGATCCGCCGCACCTGCTGCAAGGCCTGAGCGACGCCGGCCAGCGCCAGCACACGGTGATCCATGGAAGAACTCATCAAGCCACTACCTCGGAAGAAAAAGAAGATCCCGCCAGCTGGCGTTCCAGCGGCGCATCGGTGGCGGCAATGACCGCACCGCCCAGGCATTCCTCGCCGTCGTACAGCACCAGCGACTGCCCCGGCGTCACTGCGCGTTGCGGCCGCTCAAAGTTCACCTGCAGCGTGCCGTCGTCCTGGACGGTGACGGTGCAGGGCTCATCCGGCTGCCGGTAGCGGGTTTGCGCGGTGCAGCTGAAACTGCGCGCCGGCGGCGCGCCGGTGACCCAGTGCGCCTGCTCGGACTGCAGCCAACGGGACTGCAGTAGCGGGCTGTCGCGGTCCTGGTCCACATACAGCACGTTGCTGCCCACATCCTTGCCCACCA
The nucleotide sequence above comes from Xanthomonas campestris pv. campestris str. ATCC 33913. Encoded proteins:
- the hflD gene encoding high frequency lysogenization protein HflD, producing the protein MSSSMDHRVLALAGVAQALQQVRRIAETGHSEAATVRTAVDSVFRVDAATPEGVYGSSADVAPGLRLLHNYFTNQGKDDMLPRLALAVLQLERRFVRDHSTVETVSKGIEAAARQAQTLGDSAHPDVLSALGALYAQTISHLRPKVMVQGNPHYLGQAGVVAEIRALLLAAVRSAVLWRQMGGSLWDFLFAKRAMIEAVARALR